The Lacipirellula parvula genome window below encodes:
- a CDS encoding xylose operon transcription regulator XylR, with product MIDETRSLPSVDPATPPAVAAVPRPLDVAVLVEFDDMWGRNVLEAISCYARDAGWRLLVSPRDEQRRLRIPAKWRGDGVIVMLRERSLQEHIRKLDLPTVDVGATFLNDTACGRIATDDVDRARMAFEHFRSRQLVHFAYFSPADDRYPQQRGEEFRRVVEDERFSCSVYSPDPSVDANDYDAIGDWIAGLPKPVGIFAPDPFPARQLVEACHARKIDIPSEVAVLSGDEDELLCSMVLPEITSIELATHRIGFEACQMLASIIDGGAIPEKPLLIPPLRVCARRSTEAFAVDDPALAAVVKMIWEKASAGIQVRDLVRASSMSRRALELRFRRALGRTPAEEIRRVRLEIARQLIVTTSMSVGRIALATGFSSGPYLTHAFRRQFRVTPSALRVGLKFVSALPSRTKTPLRRPEAPAVPEAANRLPRTVPTK from the coding sequence ATGATTGACGAGACTCGCTCGCTCCCCAGCGTCGATCCCGCGACGCCTCCCGCCGTTGCCGCCGTACCCCGGCCACTTGATGTCGCCGTGCTCGTCGAGTTCGACGACATGTGGGGCCGCAACGTCCTCGAAGCGATTTCCTGCTACGCCCGCGACGCCGGTTGGCGGCTCCTCGTATCGCCCCGCGACGAGCAACGCCGCCTTCGCATTCCCGCGAAGTGGCGCGGCGACGGCGTCATCGTCATGCTTCGCGAACGTTCGCTGCAAGAGCACATCCGCAAGCTCGACCTGCCGACTGTCGACGTCGGCGCCACCTTCCTCAACGATACCGCTTGCGGCCGCATCGCCACCGACGACGTCGACCGCGCTCGGATGGCTTTCGAGCATTTTCGCAGCCGGCAGCTCGTCCATTTCGCGTACTTCTCCCCCGCCGACGATCGTTACCCGCAGCAGCGTGGCGAGGAGTTCCGTCGCGTCGTCGAGGATGAGCGGTTCAGCTGCTCCGTCTATTCGCCGGACCCGTCGGTCGACGCCAACGATTACGACGCCATCGGCGACTGGATCGCCGGCCTGCCAAAGCCGGTCGGCATTTTCGCTCCCGATCCGTTTCCCGCACGGCAACTCGTCGAAGCGTGCCATGCCCGCAAGATCGACATCCCGAGCGAAGTCGCCGTCCTTTCCGGCGACGAGGACGAACTGCTCTGCAGCATGGTCCTGCCAGAAATCACGAGCATCGAGCTGGCGACGCATCGCATCGGGTTCGAAGCGTGCCAGATGCTCGCCTCAATCATCGACGGCGGCGCCATCCCGGAAAAGCCGCTGCTGATTCCGCCGCTGCGGGTCTGCGCCCGCCGTTCGACGGAAGCATTTGCCGTCGACGACCCCGCGCTGGCCGCGGTGGTGAAGATGATTTGGGAGAAGGCGAGCGCCGGCATTCAGGTCCGCGATCTCGTTCGCGCGTCGTCGATGTCGCGGCGAGCGCTCGAGCTGCGCTTCCGCCGCGCCTTGGGCCGCACGCCGGCCGAAGAAATCCGCCGCGTTCGACTGGAGATCGCCCGCCAGCTAATCGTCACCACGTCGATGAGCGTCGGCCGCATCGCGCTGGCCACCGGCTTCTCCAGCGGGCCGTACCTGACGCACGCCTTCCGTCGGCAGTTCCGCGTGACGCCGAGTGCGCTCCGTGTGGGACTGAAGTTCGTCTCGGCGTTGCCGTCGCGAACGAAGACGCCGCTCCGCCGGCCCGAAGCGCCGGCTGTGCCTGAAGCTGCGAACCGCCTACCCCGCACGGTGCCGACGAAGTAA
- a CDS encoding serine hydrolase produces MILPSSVKTLCVLPMALLLGISMGQGDEPTQHFDVLITGGRVVDGTGAPWYRADVGVRDGRIAAIGRLEGAKGRETIDATGLVVAPGFIDMMGQTANPMFDDPKTSLNLLTQGITTINAGEGDSAAPLGDREAAEIGWQTMAEYFLALEQKGLPLNVVQTVGLTQIRTIVIGEEDRRPSDEELAQMEAMVREAMEAGAIGVSTALIYPPAVYATTKEIAALAKVAGQYGGRYYTHMRNEGARLLEAIDEAIDVGETAGTPVHIYHLKAAGRANWGKMPLAIARIKAARAAGMQIAADVYPYQMNGLGLEAFIHPRHFAKGREQLLSQLDKPELRAEIRAEMEGEGEWENWYRHVGKDWNRVLIGNCADAKYARLGGESVAAIAKEMKQDPWDTFFDLVQAQSFALPQTMSDANIIAAMQEDFISYCTDVGPAGESRSVSHPRAAGAFPRVLSRYVRDLGVISLEQAVSQASAVAANEVMAYDRGRIAEGLAADLVLFDAAEIQDHSTPAEPRKLSTGMKHVLVNGTTVLKNGELTDKRPGRVLRGPGYQRSRAPHAVATGKVGPGLESIDRVMRRFMERHPVPGAAVAITDGGRLVYARGYGYADVAKREAVEPESLFRIASISKPLTATAVMQLVEQGKLDLDAKVYDILNEYEPYLAEGVEFDKRQRDITIRHCLQHRGGWDRDKSFDGMFQSAKFAKAVGEKTPASHTAIIRCMLGTPLDFEPGERFAYSNYGYCLLGRVIEKITGQKYDDYVKEHVLAPVKVDRMAIGATLLEGRKDGEVRYYAPYRGQSLFSGDEKKIVPVAYGAWDLEAMDSHGAWIASAVDLVKFSSAFDDASECPLLEEQTIETMFARPPGLAGHDKEGKDLPGFYSAGWRVECDKDGKMASVGHGGSLDGTNTKMVRRADGRNFAVLFNGRQTPTTDRVAEAASAELMRAIDTVEEWPAVDYFEGKLEPAAGAGE; encoded by the coding sequence GGCACCGGAGCGCCGTGGTATCGGGCCGACGTTGGCGTGCGCGACGGGCGGATCGCGGCGATTGGGCGGCTTGAGGGCGCCAAGGGCCGCGAGACGATCGACGCGACCGGGCTCGTCGTGGCGCCGGGCTTCATCGACATGATGGGGCAGACGGCGAACCCGATGTTCGACGATCCGAAGACCTCGCTCAACTTGCTGACGCAGGGAATCACGACGATCAACGCTGGCGAGGGAGATTCGGCGGCGCCGCTGGGCGACAGGGAAGCGGCCGAGATAGGTTGGCAGACGATGGCCGAATATTTTCTCGCGCTCGAACAGAAAGGGCTGCCGCTGAACGTTGTGCAAACGGTGGGGCTGACGCAGATTCGGACGATCGTCATCGGCGAGGAAGATCGTCGGCCGAGCGACGAGGAACTCGCGCAGATGGAAGCGATGGTCCGCGAGGCGATGGAAGCGGGAGCGATCGGCGTTTCGACGGCTCTCATCTATCCGCCGGCAGTTTACGCAACGACCAAAGAGATTGCGGCGCTCGCGAAGGTGGCGGGCCAGTATGGCGGCCGTTACTACACGCACATGCGGAACGAGGGGGCACGACTGCTGGAGGCGATCGACGAAGCGATCGACGTCGGCGAGACGGCGGGAACGCCGGTGCACATCTACCATTTGAAGGCGGCGGGCCGCGCGAACTGGGGGAAAATGCCGCTGGCAATCGCGCGGATCAAAGCGGCCCGTGCGGCGGGGATGCAGATCGCGGCAGACGTGTACCCCTACCAAATGAATGGGCTGGGGCTTGAGGCGTTCATTCATCCGCGGCACTTTGCGAAGGGACGCGAGCAGTTGTTGTCGCAACTCGATAAGCCGGAACTGCGGGCCGAGATTCGTGCGGAGATGGAAGGGGAGGGCGAGTGGGAAAATTGGTATCGGCATGTGGGGAAAGATTGGAATCGCGTCCTCATCGGCAATTGTGCGGATGCGAAGTACGCGCGGTTGGGGGGTGAGAGCGTCGCGGCGATTGCGAAAGAGATGAAGCAAGATCCGTGGGATACGTTCTTTGATCTGGTGCAGGCGCAGTCGTTCGCGTTGCCGCAGACGATGAGCGATGCGAACATCATCGCGGCGATGCAAGAAGATTTTATTTCGTACTGCACCGACGTCGGTCCGGCGGGGGAATCGCGAAGCGTTTCGCATCCGCGGGCGGCGGGAGCGTTCCCGCGCGTGCTGTCGCGATACGTGCGCGATCTGGGCGTGATTTCATTGGAACAGGCGGTGTCGCAGGCGAGCGCCGTCGCGGCGAACGAAGTGATGGCGTACGACCGCGGGCGGATTGCCGAAGGGTTGGCGGCGGACCTCGTGCTGTTCGATGCGGCGGAGATTCAAGATCACTCGACGCCGGCCGAGCCGCGAAAGCTGTCGACCGGGATGAAGCATGTGCTGGTGAACGGCACGACGGTGTTGAAGAACGGTGAGCTCACCGACAAGCGGCCGGGGCGCGTGTTGCGCGGTCCGGGTTACCAGCGGTCACGGGCTCCGCATGCGGTGGCGACCGGCAAGGTGGGGCCGGGGTTGGAATCAATCGACCGCGTGATGCGGCGGTTCATGGAACGGCACCCGGTGCCGGGAGCGGCGGTGGCGATCACCGATGGCGGCCGGCTGGTGTACGCCCGTGGCTACGGCTACGCCGACGTGGCGAAGCGCGAAGCGGTGGAACCGGAGAGCTTGTTCCGCATCGCGAGCATTTCGAAGCCGCTCACCGCGACGGCGGTCATGCAACTCGTCGAGCAGGGGAAGCTCGACCTCGATGCGAAGGTGTACGACATTCTCAACGAGTACGAACCGTACCTCGCGGAGGGGGTCGAGTTCGACAAGCGGCAGCGCGACATCACGATTCGACACTGCCTGCAGCATCGCGGCGGGTGGGATCGCGACAAGTCGTTTGACGGGATGTTTCAGTCGGCGAAGTTTGCGAAGGCGGTCGGCGAGAAGACGCCGGCGAGCCACACGGCAATCATCCGCTGCATGCTGGGGACGCCGCTCGACTTTGAACCGGGTGAACGGTTTGCTTACTCGAACTACGGCTACTGTTTACTCGGCCGCGTCATCGAGAAGATCACGGGGCAGAAGTACGACGACTATGTGAAGGAACATGTGCTCGCGCCGGTGAAGGTCGATCGGATGGCGATCGGGGCGACGCTGCTCGAGGGGCGTAAGGATGGCGAGGTGCGGTACTACGCCCCGTATCGCGGGCAGTCGCTCTTCAGCGGCGACGAGAAGAAGATCGTACCAGTGGCGTACGGCGCGTGGGATTTGGAGGCGATGGATTCGCACGGGGCTTGGATTGCATCGGCAGTCGACCTGGTGAAGTTCTCCTCCGCGTTCGACGACGCGAGCGAGTGCCCGCTGCTGGAGGAACAGACGATCGAGACGATGTTCGCGCGGCCGCCGGGACTCGCGGGGCATGACAAGGAAGGAAAGGACTTGCCGGGGTTCTACTCGGCCGGCTGGCGCGTCGAGTGCGACAAGGATGGCAAGATGGCCTCGGTGGGGCATGGGGGTTCGCTCGACGGCACAAACACGAAGATGGTTCGCCGGGCCGATGGGCGGAACTTTGCCGTGCTGTTTAATGGTCGGCAAACGCCGACGACCGATCGCGTCGCTGAAGCCGCGAGTGCGGAGTTGATGCGGGCGATTGATACGGTGGAGGAGTGGCCCGCGGTGGATTACTTCGAGGGGAAGTTGGAGCCGGCGGCGGGAGCGGGGGAGTAG